The Desulfonatronum lacustre DSM 10312 region GCCAGGGCTCCCAGGATGGTCGATTCACCATCCACGTCCACTTCCACGATGATGATGCAGGTATTCACGGTCTGTTCGGTCTTGGTCATCCCGAACTTCAGCCGCATGTCCACCACGGGCACGGCCCGTCCCCGAACATTAATCACCCCCCGCAAAAAAACCGGCGTGCGCGGCACCCGGGTGATGTCCGTATACTCCAACACCTCCCGGACCTTGGCAATGTCCATGGCGTAGAGTTCCTTGTCCAGGGTGAAGGTCAGATATTGGTTCAGCGTGGCGCTCTGTTTTTCGGTCATGCTGGGTTCCTCCGAAGAGATGGGAACGGGGTTCAGCAATTCACCGGTTCAGCGGCTTGCATGAGGCAACCATGAACCGTTGAACCGTGAACCCCGAACCACGATCTAAAACTTTTCAAACTCGTCGTCATCCTTGCCCATGTCCAGGGCGAAACCCTGGCCTTTGGGCGCCTGCTTGCCCGCCGGAATGGGCGCGGCGGCTCTGGCTCCGCCGCCGAGCAGATTGCCCGCGGGCTTACGGGGGTGGGGGACGCGTCGCATGGAGCCGGACTCGCTGTTCATTTTAAAGAAGGCCATGGTGGCTTGGAGTTCCTCGGCCTGGCTGGAGAGTTCCTCGGCGGTGGAGGCCATCTCCTCGGCCGCCGATGCGTTCTGTTGGATGACCTGGTCCAGTTGTTGAATGGCCTTGTTGATCTGTTCCACGCCGATGCTCTGTTCCCGGCTGGCCGCGTTGATCTCTTGGATTAGTTCCGCGGTGCGCTGGATGTCCGGGACGATCTTGACCAGCATTT contains the following coding sequences:
- a CDS encoding chemotaxis protein CheW produces the protein MTEKQSATLNQYLTFTLDKELYAMDIAKVREVLEYTDITRVPRTPVFLRGVINVRGRAVPVVDMRLKFGMTKTEQTVNTCIIIVEVDVDGESTILGALADSVQEVFNLEPDQIEPAPRLGTRIKTEFIEGMGKNGEQFIIILNIDKIFSADELAIVKDMEEAA